In Thermoanaerobaculia bacterium, a single genomic region encodes these proteins:
- a CDS encoding aminotransferase class I/II-fold pyridoxal phosphate-dependent enzyme yields MKLRPLSRRTRPFIESVIREMTRLGAEVGGVNLAQGLPDFEPPAEVVEALRRATRVPGAHQYSFTWGAPEFRAAVAEKYRRFNALDVDPDREVTVTCGVSEAIVAAVSALTEPGDEVVILEPWYENYVPACVLAGVTPRFVPLSSRDFALDLGRLADAIGKKTRLLLLNTPGNPSGRVLGRAELEGIAALCVRHGLIAVVDEIYEHLWFDGHRHVSLATIPGMGDRTVTLSGLGKSYAVTGWRVGWAVAAPKLTALVRKVHDYLTVCAPALEQEAGRTALALPDAYYEAMRATYARRRGKLLASLSKAGFAFTPPEGAYYVMADVGPLGWKDDWKFLDFLARRVGVIAVPGSSFYRKGRGRTKLRFNFAKKDETLAAAAVRLAAWDLRFPGRSL; encoded by the coding sequence GTGAAGCTCCGCCCCCTTTCCCGCCGGACGCGGCCCTTCATCGAGTCGGTGATCCGCGAGATGACCCGTCTCGGCGCGGAAGTGGGCGGCGTCAACCTCGCCCAGGGCCTTCCGGACTTCGAGCCGCCGGCGGAAGTCGTCGAGGCGCTCCGCCGCGCGACGCGCGTTCCGGGCGCGCACCAGTACAGCTTCACGTGGGGAGCGCCGGAGTTTCGGGCGGCGGTCGCGGAAAAATACCGGAGGTTCAACGCGCTCGACGTGGATCCCGACCGGGAGGTCACGGTCACGTGCGGCGTCTCCGAGGCGATCGTCGCCGCCGTGTCGGCGCTGACCGAGCCCGGGGACGAAGTCGTCATCCTCGAACCCTGGTACGAGAACTACGTTCCGGCGTGCGTCCTCGCCGGCGTCACGCCGCGATTCGTGCCCCTCTCCTCCCGGGATTTCGCGCTCGACCTCGGACGGCTCGCCGACGCGATCGGGAAGAAGACGCGCCTGCTGCTCCTGAACACGCCCGGCAACCCTTCGGGGCGCGTCCTCGGGCGCGCCGAGCTCGAAGGAATCGCGGCGCTGTGCGTCCGGCACGGGCTGATCGCCGTCGTCGACGAGATCTACGAGCACCTCTGGTTCGACGGCCACCGGCACGTGAGCCTGGCGACGATTCCCGGAATGGGCGATCGCACCGTGACGCTCTCCGGGCTCGGGAAGAGCTACGCGGTGACCGGGTGGCGCGTCGGCTGGGCGGTCGCCGCGCCGAAGCTGACGGCCCTCGTCCGCAAGGTGCACGACTATCTGACGGTGTGCGCCCCCGCTCTCGAGCAGGAAGCCGGGCGCACCGCGCTCGCTCTTCCCGACGCGTACTACGAAGCGATGCGCGCGACCTACGCGCGCCGGCGCGGGAAGCTCCTCGCCTCGCTCTCGAAGGCCGGGTTCGCCTTCACCCCTCCCGAGGGGGCGTACTACGTGATGGCCGACGTCGGTCCGCTCGGCTGGAAGGACGATTGGAAATTCCTCGACTTCCTCGCCCGCCGGGTCGGCGTCATCGCGGTTCCCGGCTCGAGCTTCTA